A region of Maridesulfovibrio bastinii DSM 16055 DNA encodes the following proteins:
- a CDS encoding deoxycytidylate deaminase, with protein MDNRLPWPEYFMRIAHLVAERATCIRRKVGAIAVKDKRILATGYNGPPSDIAHCADVGCLRETLGIPSGQRHEICRGLHAEQNVIIQGAVHGIKLQGAEIYCTTQPCLICTKMLINVGVSAIYYSESYPDELAEKMLEEANIKHELLKIDYDK; from the coding sequence ATGGACAACAGACTTCCATGGCCCGAATATTTCATGCGCATCGCCCACCTTGTGGCGGAAAGAGCCACTTGTATCAGACGTAAAGTCGGTGCGATCGCAGTAAAGGATAAACGAATTTTAGCAACCGGTTACAACGGTCCGCCATCTGATATTGCCCATTGCGCCGATGTCGGCTGCCTGCGCGAAACTCTTGGAATACCATCCGGACAGCGCCACGAAATCTGTCGCGGACTGCATGCTGAACAAAATGTAATCATTCAGGGAGCTGTTCACGGTATCAAGCTTCAAGGTGCGGAAATATACTGCACAACCCAACCCTGCCTTATCTGCACTAAAATGCTTATTAACGTGGGTGTAAGTGCAATTTACTATTCCGAAAGCTATCCTGACGAACTTGCAGAAAAAATGTTGGAAGAAGCAAACATAAAGCATGAGCTTCTCAAGATTGACTATGACAAGTGA
- the ribD gene encoding bifunctional diaminohydroxyphosphoribosylaminopyrimidine deaminase/5-amino-6-(5-phosphoribosylamino)uracil reductase RibD, producing the protein MTSDEIFMARAVELAAQGREHTAPNPCVGAVMVSDGQIVAEGWHHFCGGLHAERECIADARKKGVDMTACTMYVTLEPCNHYGKTPPCTQGIIEAGIRHIVVGARDPNAVAAGGVEFLREKGITVQTGILERECLDLISDFIVWQKTARPYSIVKMASTLDGRIAGPEGKPEAVSSPESFAQVQNLRAIVGAIIVGGNTLYQDNPGLTCRKPNLPEDFIQPRPVFVTSRLPEADSELTAISARFSETIFWTDEETACSNAAKQLREKGIEVTGLPYSENGLNLKIGLEKLRTDHGILRTLCEGGGKLAMSLVSAGLCDELVWFQAPRILGNENGVPVFSGGKAGSMAETVNFRMCSFEKSGPDLKIIFKPEDS; encoded by the coding sequence ATGACAAGTGATGAAATTTTCATGGCCCGTGCCGTAGAGCTTGCTGCGCAGGGACGGGAGCATACCGCCCCCAACCCGTGTGTGGGAGCGGTAATGGTCAGCGACGGTCAAATTGTGGCCGAGGGCTGGCACCACTTCTGCGGGGGACTGCATGCCGAGCGGGAATGTATAGCCGATGCCAGAAAAAAAGGCGTCGATATGACAGCCTGCACCATGTATGTGACACTTGAACCCTGCAATCATTACGGAAAAACTCCGCCATGTACTCAGGGCATAATAGAAGCAGGCATCCGGCATATAGTTGTAGGAGCCAGAGACCCCAATGCCGTTGCTGCCGGAGGTGTTGAATTCCTGAGAGAAAAAGGAATCACTGTTCAAACCGGTATTCTTGAAAGAGAATGTCTTGATTTGATATCTGACTTTATTGTCTGGCAGAAAACCGCACGCCCCTATTCCATTGTAAAAATGGCTTCCACACTTGACGGACGCATAGCCGGACCGGAGGGAAAACCGGAAGCTGTATCAAGCCCGGAATCATTTGCACAGGTCCAGAATTTACGGGCTATTGTCGGCGCAATAATAGTCGGGGGCAATACCCTGTATCAGGATAACCCGGGGCTAACCTGCCGCAAGCCGAATCTGCCGGAAGATTTTATTCAGCCACGCCCGGTATTTGTGACCTCCAGACTACCTGAAGCTGACAGCGAACTCACAGCCATATCCGCGAGATTCAGCGAAACCATTTTCTGGACAGATGAAGAAACAGCGTGCTCCAATGCGGCAAAACAGCTGCGTGAAAAAGGAATTGAAGTTACAGGCCTTCCCTATTCTGAAAATGGTCTTAATTTAAAGATCGGACTGGAAAAACTCCGCACAGACCACGGAATTTTGCGTACCCTCTGCGAAGGTGGCGGCAAACTGGCCATGAGTCTTGTTTCAGCAGGACTCTGTGATGAGCTGGTCTGGTTTCAGGCTCCCAGAATTCTTGGCAACGAAAACGGAGTTCCTGTATTTTCCGGGGGCAAAGCCGGAAGCATGGCTGAGACCGTAAATTTTAGAATGTGCAGTTTTGAAAAAAGCGGTCCTGACCTGAAAATAATTTTTAAACCTGAGGATTCTTAA
- the fabF gene encoding beta-ketoacyl-ACP synthase II has product MKRVVVTGVSAISPIGNDIDTSWKNLLEGKSGIVPVSQFDATEYKSRIAGEVKDFDPKEYIPAKQVKRMERFTQFAVATAQQLVEQTGIKLEGDECKRAGVNIGVGLGGLETIEGQHDKLMKSGPKKITPFFIPIIIANMAAGQVSIFTGARGPNLCISTACASGTHAIGTAYTDIKLDRADVMICGGAESTVTPLGFAGFTALKALSTRNEDPTKASRPFDNGRDGFVMGEGCGLLLLESLDHAQKRGAKILAEVVGFGASSDAFHMTAPPEDGSGMALAMENAIREAGIPANAVDHINAHGTSTKLNDFCETTAIKSVFGEHAKEIAIAANKSQIGHLLGAAGGVEAAFSVKTLETGIIPGTINLTDPDPDCDLDYCKEGPREKQAEYALSNSFGFGGTNACILFKKFEN; this is encoded by the coding sequence ATGAAAAGGGTTGTCGTAACAGGCGTATCAGCCATCTCCCCTATTGGTAACGATATAGATACCAGCTGGAAAAACCTTCTCGAAGGTAAATCCGGTATTGTCCCAGTCAGCCAGTTTGATGCAACGGAATACAAATCCCGCATTGCCGGGGAAGTTAAGGATTTCGATCCTAAAGAATATATCCCCGCAAAGCAGGTAAAACGCATGGAGCGTTTCACCCAGTTTGCCGTAGCCACAGCTCAGCAGCTTGTTGAGCAGACAGGAATCAAACTGGAAGGTGATGAATGCAAACGTGCCGGTGTTAATATCGGTGTTGGTCTCGGCGGTCTTGAAACCATTGAAGGCCAGCACGACAAACTCATGAAGAGCGGACCCAAAAAAATCACTCCGTTCTTCATTCCGATTATTATCGCCAATATGGCTGCCGGACAGGTATCCATCTTCACCGGGGCCAGAGGACCGAATCTGTGCATCAGCACAGCCTGCGCTTCAGGCACCCATGCCATAGGCACAGCATATACAGATATTAAACTTGACCGCGCGGATGTCATGATCTGCGGTGGAGCTGAATCAACGGTAACGCCTCTTGGCTTTGCCGGTTTTACTGCTTTAAAAGCTCTCTCCACCCGCAATGAAGATCCGACCAAAGCCTCCCGCCCGTTTGATAACGGCCGTGACGGTTTTGTAATGGGTGAAGGATGCGGACTTTTACTGCTCGAATCCCTTGATCATGCCCAGAAACGCGGTGCCAAAATACTTGCCGAGGTCGTAGGCTTCGGTGCTTCATCAGATGCTTTCCACATGACTGCTCCGCCGGAAGACGGCAGCGGAATGGCTCTTGCCATGGAAAACGCTATTCGTGAAGCCGGCATACCTGCCAACGCTGTTGATCACATCAACGCTCACGGAACATCAACCAAACTGAACGATTTCTGTGAGACAACTGCGATCAAATCCGTGTTCGGCGAACATGCAAAGGAAATCGCAATCGCAGCGAACAAGTCTCAGATAGGTCATCTGCTGGGAGCTGCCGGTGGAGTTGAAGCTGCATTTTCAGTTAAAACTCTTGAAACCGGTATAATCCCCGGAACTATCAACCTGACTGATCCTGATCCCGATTGTGATCTTGATTACTGCAAGGAAGGCCCCAGAGAAAAGCAGGCCGAATACGCGCTGAGCAACTCGTTCGGCTTCGGCGGCACAAATGCCTGCATACTTTTCAAAAAATTTGAGAACTAA
- the glyA gene encoding serine hydroxymethyltransferase, with product MEELMMKDPAIAAAISREVDRQMTKLELIASENFTSTAVRQAMGSVMTHKYAEGYPGKRYYGGCEFVDVAEDLARDRAKELFGAKYANVQPHSGSQANMAVYFAALKPGDTVLGMDLSHGGHLTHGSPVNFSGKLFNIVSYGVDPDTKTINYDNVLELAKEHKPKMIIAGASAYPRVIDFARFRQIADEVGAVLMVDMAHIAGLIAAGIHPSCIEHAHYTTTTTHKTLRGPRGGMILSSEDKEKSLNSNIFPGIQGGPLMHVIAAKAVAFNEALSPRFVDYQKQVVANAGKLAETLMSAGFELVSGGTDNHLMMVDLTNKDITGKDAEIALDKAGITVNKNTIPFETRSPFVTSGIRIGTPALTTRGMKEDEMVKVGGWITAALESLDNESRLGEISKEVAAFAREFPLFAY from the coding sequence ATGGAAGAACTAATGATGAAAGATCCGGCTATTGCGGCCGCCATATCCCGCGAAGTCGACCGCCAGATGACCAAACTTGAACTTATCGCTTCGGAAAACTTTACTTCCACTGCGGTTCGTCAGGCCATGGGCAGTGTAATGACTCATAAATACGCTGAAGGATATCCCGGAAAGCGTTATTACGGCGGGTGCGAATTTGTTGACGTTGCGGAAGACCTTGCCCGTGACAGAGCAAAAGAACTTTTTGGCGCGAAATACGCCAATGTTCAGCCTCACTCCGGCTCTCAGGCCAATATGGCTGTTTACTTCGCGGCACTCAAGCCCGGAGATACAGTTCTCGGTATGGACCTCTCCCACGGCGGACACCTTACACACGGAAGTCCGGTGAACTTCTCCGGTAAACTTTTCAATATAGTTTCCTACGGAGTAGATCCGGATACCAAAACCATAAACTATGACAACGTTCTTGAGCTTGCCAAAGAACACAAGCCCAAGATGATCATAGCCGGTGCCAGTGCGTACCCGCGTGTTATCGACTTTGCCCGCTTCCGTCAGATTGCTGATGAAGTAGGTGCGGTACTGATGGTAGACATGGCTCACATTGCCGGTCTGATCGCTGCCGGAATTCATCCTTCCTGCATCGAGCATGCACACTACACCACCACAACCACACACAAAACTCTCAGAGGCCCTCGCGGCGGTATGATCCTTTCTTCCGAAGACAAGGAAAAATCTCTGAACTCAAATATATTCCCCGGCATTCAGGGCGGACCGCTCATGCATGTGATTGCTGCAAAAGCTGTTGCTTTCAATGAAGCTCTTTCACCGAGATTTGTTGACTATCAGAAACAGGTTGTAGCCAATGCAGGCAAGCTTGCTGAAACACTCATGTCCGCAGGATTCGAGCTTGTTTCCGGTGGAACAGACAACCATCTCATGATGGTTGACCTGACCAACAAGGATATCACCGGTAAAGATGCCGAGATAGCACTTGATAAAGCTGGTATCACCGTCAACAAAAACACCATTCCATTTGAAACCCGCTCCCCGTTTGTTACTTCCGGAATCCGTATCGGAACTCCGGCCCTGACAACCAGAGGAATGAAAGAAGATGAAATGGTTAAAGTCGGCGGCTGGATTACCGCAGCTCTGGAGTCTCTTGATAACGAATCCAGACTTGGCGAAATAAGCAAGGAAGTTGCTGCATTTGCACGCGAATTCCCTCTCTTCGCCTACTAA